From the genome of Vicia villosa cultivar HV-30 ecotype Madison, WI linkage group LG2, Vvil1.0, whole genome shotgun sequence, one region includes:
- the LOC131650005 gene encoding uncharacterized protein LOC131650005: MRFTKNDKVRVRVKCKDGCQWEAYCAKLPNEETWQLRKLVDKHECSREYNVKMLTTKWLSKRIQNSLKTNPRMKIKDIKAKAQRKWNVGVNKTKAIRARFKARDMVDGSFLGDYTRIYDYCHELLRANPGSTIKINVDPVPDGSEDQRPYFKRLYVCFAACKESFKLSRHIIGLDGCFLKGLCGGQILAAIGRDPNDQMLPVAFAVVEGENRDSWTWFLQLLIDDLGGQEECLTYTFISDQQKGLLPAMDELLPGVEQRFCVRHLYNNFRKKYPGKMLKDAIWKAARSTYVQAWEREMRSMRLISDEAYLHMMKTSPRFWSKSHFKVTNKCDTLLNNMSEAFNSVILESRTKPLVTMLEEIRTYFMERWAKNRMRFENLPDDAVLPNIRKQVEKTSTYTNSWIVRMSDEHIFEVKHVQDPADMFTVNLKDHICSCRRWELSGLPCVHALSCMKSRNFRFEDFIPEYYRKSRYIAVYKPVIYPVNGSNLWARTQYPDVHPPKFRKMPGRPKKKRNLEQGELDGTDRKLRRTGLIVKCSRCKKSGHNKATCKVTGPAQPTTQQTSQQIPQGPAQPTTQQTSQVTTSQPATQQVSAQPATQQSQPASQTSRTRQSPAKKATTSKAKKLGVRRPQTPWVPPGPTTRLGASKIGPTTRRTTPTKRASFKKNV, from the exons ATGAGGTTTACAAAGAATGACAAAGTGAGGGTGAGGGTTAAATGCAAGGATGGGTGTCAATGGGAAGCATATTGTGCTAAATTGCCAAATGAAGAAACATGGCAACTAAGGAAATTGGTTGACAAGCATGAGTGCAGTAGAGAGTATAATGTGAAAATGTTGACCACTAAATGGCTGAGCAAGAGAATTCAAAACTCTCTGAAAACCAATCCAAGGATGAAGATTAAGGACATAAAGGCAAAGGCTCAAAGGAAGTGGAATGTGGGTGTTAACAAGACTAAGGCTATAAGGGCAAGATTTAAGGCTAGAGACATGGTGGATGGATCTTTCTTAGGGGATTATACAAGGATTTATGATTATTGCCATGAGTTGCTAAGAGCTAACCCAGGGTCTACTATCAAGATTAATGTTGATCCAGTCCCAGATGGTAGTGAGGACCAAAGACCATATTTCAAAAGGCTGTATGTTTGCTTTGCAGCATGTAAGGAAAGCTTTAAGTTATCTAGGCACATCATTGGTCTAGATGGTTGCTTCTTAAAGGGGTTGTGTGGTGGACAAATTCTGGCTGCAATAGGGAGAGATCCAAATGACCAGATGCTTCCAGTTGCATTTGCAGTTGTGGAAGGAGAAAACAGGGATAGCTGGACCTGGTTTTTGCAGTTGCTGATTGATGACCTAGGTGGTCAAGAAGAGTGTTTGACATACACATTCATCTCAGACCAGCAAAAG GGTCTACTACCAGCAATGGATGAACTTTTGCCAGGTGTTGAACAAAGATTCTGTGTGAGGCACCTTTATAATAACTTCAGGAAGAAGTATCCTGGTAAAATGTTGAAAGATGCTATCTGGAAAGCTGCAAGGTCAACCTATGTACAAGCTTGGGAGAGAGAAATGAGGTCTATGAGACTTATTAGTGATGAGGCATATTTACATATGATGAAGACATCTCCAAGATTCTGGAGTAAATCACACTTTAAG GTAACTAACAAATGTGATACTCTACTCAATAACATGTCTGAGGCATTCAATAGTGTGATCCTTGAGTCAAGGACCAAGCCTTTAGTAACAATGCTGGAAGAGATCAGGACCTATTTTATGGAGAGATGGGCTAAGAATAGGATGCGGTTTGAGAATTTACCTGATGATGCAGTGCTGCCAAACATTAGAAAACAAGTGGAGAAAACAAGTACCTACACCAACTCATGGATTGTAAG GATGTCTGATGAACATATTTTTGAGGTTAAGCATGTGCAAGATCCAGCTGACATGTTCACTGTGAACTTGAAGGACCACATATGTTCATGTAGGAGGTGGGAGTTGTCTGGTTTGCCATGTGTTCATGCATTGTCATGTATGAAGAGTAGGAACTTTAGATTTGAAGATTTCATTCCAGAGTACTATAGGAAGAGTAGGTACATTGCTGTCTACAAACCAGTTATATATCCTGTGAATGGTTCTAACCTATGGGCAAGGACACAATACCCAGATGTGCATCCTCCTAAGTTCAGAAAAATGCCTGGCAgaccaaagaagaagaggaatctTGAACAAGGAGAGCTTGATGGTACTGACAGAAAACTTAGGAGGACAGGACTGATTGTGAAATGCAGTAGATGCAAAAAGTCAGGGCACAACAAAGCTACATGTAAGGTGACAGGGCCTGCACAGCCAACTACTCAACAAACATCACAACAAATTCCTCAAGGGCCTGCACAGCCAACTACTCAACAAACATCACAAGTAACAACTTCACAGCCAGCTACTCAACAAGTTAGTGCACAGCCAGCTACTCAACAAAGTCAACCAGCTTCTCAGACATCCAGAACAAGACAAAGTCCTGCAAAAAAGGCAACAACAAGCAAGGCAAAAAAGCTGGGTGTGAGAAGGCCACAGACTCCTTGGGTACCACCAGGACCAACCACAAGACTAGGTGCATCAAAAATTGGGCCAACAACTAGGAGGACAACACCAACAAAGAGAGCCTCATTCAAGAAGAATGTCTAG
- the LOC131652093 gene encoding zinc-finger homeodomain protein 6-like has product METNMSPTTLGYNRDSSSSSPTPPQTNTLVFSNPPQNSHLNNNLHPDPDLIVTTSTSTIPITPQQTTTTAAATTTATTSATTIICYRECLRNHAASMGSHVVDGCGEFMPSGEEGTPQSFKCAACDCHRNFHRKHVQLPQHQQQQQQEQQQERQHQQQTQHVVNNGHILQFNTPSSSSQRFSHPTTSGHVPPLMMTFGSGPAESSSEDLNMLGAQFSTQTQQHQQQQQASKKRIRTKFSQLQKDKMMEFAQKIGWKIQKHDEQEVQQFCSQVGIRRQVFKVWMHNNKQAMKKTGNMQIVEM; this is encoded by the exons ATGGAAACAAACATGTCACCAACAACTTTAGGTTACAATagagattcttcttcttcttcaccaacTCCACCTCAAACAAACACATTAGTCTTCAGTAATCCACCACAAAATTCACACCTCAACAACAATCTTCATCCAGATCCAGATCTAATTGTTACAACAAGCACTTCTACTATCCCAATAACACCACAACAGACTACAACAacagcagcagcaacaacaactGCAACAACATCAGCAACAACAATAATATGTTATCGAGAATGTCTGAGAAACCACGCGGCAAGCATGGGAAGCCACGTGGTAGATGGATGTGGCGAGTTTATGCCAAGCGGTGAAGAAGGTACCCCACAATCATTCAAATGTGCTGCTTGTGATTGTCATCGAAACTTTCATCGAAAACATGTCCAATTACCACAACATCAACAGCAGcagcaacaagaacaacaacaagaacgacaacatcaacaacaaacgCAACATGTTGTTAACAACGGTCACATACTTCAGTTTAACACACCGTCTTCATCATCTCAGAGATTCTCACACCCTACTACTTCCGGACATGTTCCACCGTTGATGATGACTTTCGGATCAGGTCCAGCTGAATCATCAAGTGAAGATCTCAACATGTTGGGTGCACAATTCTCAACACAGACGCAGCAGCATCAGCAGCAGCAACAGGCTTCTAAGAAGAGGATAAGGACGAAATTCTCACAGCTTCAAAAGGATAAGATGATGGAGTTTGCTCAGAAGATTGGGTGGAAGATCCAGAAACatgatgaacaagaagttcaacaGTTTTGTTCTCAAGTTGGTATCAGAAGACAGGTTTTCAAAGTTTGGATGCATAATAATAAACAAGCTATGAAAAAAACAGGAAAT ATGCAGATAGTTGAGATGTGA
- the LOC131652094 gene encoding uncharacterized protein LOC131652094, with protein MASTKLLLLVLCLGVCVGICRSWVEDVAEEDTQSLPDWARNTFSQSLGSENDDATQNMKYKAEEATGSDEILRMPTDHKVTDKASNIAHNVYDIKNDVNGKMDCGGNDNNAFGVYDEAKAELSDAYMSARNSMTEEAKAKYEAAKEKASEATGNLGAKMRNTP; from the exons atggCGAGTACGAAACTTTTGTTGTTGGTGCTGTGTCTTGGAGTATGTGTGGGGATTTGTAGATCTTGGGTTGAGGATGTTGCTGAAGAGGACACACAATCTTTGCCTGATTGGGCTCGTAATACATTTTCTCA AAGTTTAGGATCCGAGAACGATGATGCCACTCAAAACATGAAGTATAAGGCTGAAGAAGCAACTGGAAGTGATGAAATCCTCAGAATGCCAACAGATCATAAAGTGACCGATAAGGCTTCAAATATAGCTCACAATGTTTATGACATAAAAAACGATGTAAATGGTAAAATGGACTGTGGTGGAAATGATAACAACGCCTTTGGTGTCTATGATGAAGCAAAAGCTGAATTGAGTGATGCTTACATGTCTGCAAGGAACTCCATGACTGAAGAGGCCAAAGCTAAATACGAAGCTGCAAAAGAAAAGGCTTCAGAAGCCACAGGGAATCTTGGAGCTAAAATGAGAAATACCCCTTAA